From Gimesia panareensis, the proteins below share one genomic window:
- a CDS encoding phosphoglycerate dehydrogenase codes for MPRVICTAKMCEFGPHFEILQAGGFEVDIVPAEVDLRKEPHRVVEQVQGYDAVLAGAEIYSREVLQELPDLRVVSRYGVGFDAVDLAAADELDIAVTITPGVNHHSVAEQAFALLMGVARLTRSQDQAVRRGQWERALTPRVWGSTIGIVGLGRIGQAVATRAIGMGMHVLAYDPFANQEFVDQHGIKLVSLDELLAQSDYVTLHLPVTPETVDLINKDTLAKMKEGSVLINTARGGLVDEDALIAALESGHLRAAGLDVFKKEPLPVESPLIKLDNVLLSCHIGGLDRESHRDAYAMAAHNIVKLYQGEWPEECVVNLKNTTDWKWAR; via the coding sequence ATGCCTCGCGTTATCTGTACAGCCAAAATGTGTGAATTCGGTCCGCACTTTGAAATCCTCCAGGCGGGTGGATTTGAGGTGGACATCGTCCCTGCCGAAGTGGATCTCCGCAAGGAACCCCACCGTGTGGTGGAACAGGTGCAGGGCTATGACGCCGTCCTGGCGGGTGCAGAAATCTATTCCCGCGAAGTCCTCCAGGAACTGCCCGACCTGAGAGTCGTCTCCCGTTACGGCGTCGGCTTCGACGCCGTCGATCTGGCAGCAGCCGACGAACTGGACATCGCCGTTACCATCACCCCCGGAGTGAATCACCATTCGGTCGCCGAGCAGGCGTTTGCCCTCTTGATGGGCGTCGCCCGCCTGACGCGCTCCCAGGATCAGGCCGTCCGCCGCGGTCAGTGGGAACGTGCCCTGACGCCCCGCGTCTGGGGCAGCACGATCGGAATCGTCGGCCTGGGTCGCATCGGCCAGGCAGTCGCTACCCGCGCCATCGGCATGGGCATGCATGTCCTCGCTTACGACCCGTTCGCCAACCAGGAGTTTGTCGATCAGCACGGGATCAAACTGGTCAGCCTCGATGAACTGCTGGCCCAGTCCGACTACGTCACCCTGCACCTCCCCGTCACTCCCGAGACCGTCGACCTGATCAACAAAGACACCCTGGCCAAAATGAAAGAGGGCTCGGTCCTGATCAATACCGCCCGCGGGGGACTCGTCGACGAAGACGCCCTGATCGCAGCCCTGGAATCGGGCCATCTGCGGGCAGCCGGGCTGGATGTCTTCAAAAAAGAACCATTGCCTGTTGAAAGTCCCCTGATCAAGCTGGACAATGTACTGTTGAGCTGCCACATCGGCGGACTGGACCGCGAATCGCACCGCGATGCCTACGCGATGGCAGCCCACAACATTGTGAAACTGTATCAGGGCGAGTGGCCTGAAGAGTGTGTGGTCAACCTGAAAAACACCACCGACTGGAAGTGGGCTCGCTGA
- a CDS encoding SPOR domain-containing protein: MQAHQNPTHHTIVSLLTLTLCSLALWGTGCNSSEQTEYRQYSEQVDAKSPAEEETTDNAPDQVASVEQQQSEPAPETITQTSAVKPAKPLPTETSPKPDAAPAELKSSSQPATDDSLPLVAQRPDPSRRALTKEEQQAATQEPREVKILIKNKSFRHISPGNALQVSYDDIDLLKVMNMEPVTPEAPQLMPQWLKDLDGKRIRIRGFMYPPFQQSGNEYFLLARDNQICCFGKNPKIYDLFPVVLKDGVTTDYILNRPFDVVGVFHIKAETIDGELERIYLIDDAIVIDQ, encoded by the coding sequence GTGCAGGCCCACCAGAATCCCACCCACCATACTATTGTCAGTCTGCTGACCCTCACACTCTGCAGCCTGGCTCTCTGGGGAACCGGCTGTAATTCCTCGGAACAGACCGAATACCGTCAGTACAGCGAACAGGTCGATGCCAAATCACCCGCTGAGGAAGAAACAACCGACAACGCACCAGACCAGGTCGCCTCGGTCGAGCAGCAGCAGTCTGAACCCGCTCCTGAAACCATCACCCAGACCTCCGCAGTCAAACCGGCAAAGCCGCTGCCGACAGAAACCAGCCCCAAACCGGATGCAGCACCAGCAGAACTCAAGTCGTCCTCACAGCCAGCCACCGACGACTCTCTCCCCCTGGTCGCCCAGAGGCCCGATCCGAGCCGCCGCGCATTGACGAAAGAAGAACAACAGGCCGCGACACAGGAACCGCGGGAAGTCAAAATCCTGATCAAGAATAAATCCTTCCGCCACATTTCCCCCGGCAATGCCCTGCAGGTCAGCTACGACGACATCGACCTGCTCAAGGTTATGAATATGGAACCGGTGACCCCCGAGGCCCCCCAACTGATGCCCCAGTGGCTGAAGGATCTGGACGGCAAGCGGATCCGCATTCGCGGGTTCATGTATCCCCCTTTCCAGCAGTCAGGCAACGAATATTTCCTGCTCGCCCGGGACAACCAGATCTGCTGCTTCGGCAAGAATCCAAAAATCTACGACCTGTTCCCCGTGGTCCTCAAGGATGGCGTCACCACGGACTACATTCTCAACCGGCCGTTTGACGTGGTCGGCGTCTTCCACATCAAAGCGGAAACCATCGACGGAGAACTGGAACGGATCTACTTGATTGACGACGCCATCGTCATCGATCAATAA
- a CDS encoding DUF4190 domain-containing protein, with protein sequence MSQVLDGSNHSLHNSFDGQDEFSYKPVPPTAVVGLVLGLFSFIALFGVIGLGIAVAGIVVSLISLLSIRRSGGELGGKMVARSGVILSTFFLITGVFYQTFVYAHEVPEGYRRINFASDISAKDFVQKDGVTSVNPDVMKIDKQKVFLKGYMYPTRQDKDLQTFVLVKDNQQCCFGGQPDVKDMILVEMQGNKRADFYSGLVSVAGEFKAEAPKQVGDLHPVYQLKGTHFEQARTSYR encoded by the coding sequence ATGTCGCAAGTTCTTGATGGATCCAATCATTCTCTGCACAATTCGTTTGATGGTCAGGATGAGTTCTCCTACAAACCCGTACCTCCCACCGCTGTCGTAGGTCTGGTACTGGGGCTGTTCTCCTTCATCGCGCTGTTCGGAGTCATCGGACTCGGGATCGCCGTGGCCGGGATCGTGGTCTCGCTGATCAGCCTGCTGAGCATCCGACGCTCGGGCGGCGAACTGGGAGGCAAGATGGTCGCGCGTTCCGGCGTGATCCTCTCCACCTTTTTCCTGATCACCGGCGTCTTTTATCAGACCTTTGTCTATGCCCACGAAGTCCCCGAAGGCTATCGCCGCATCAACTTTGCCAGCGATATCTCAGCCAAAGACTTTGTCCAGAAAGATGGCGTGACCAGCGTCAATCCGGACGTGATGAAAATTGATAAACAGAAAGTTTTCCTCAAAGGTTACATGTACCCCACACGTCAGGACAAAGATCTGCAGACCTTTGTCCTCGTGAAGGATAATCAGCAGTGCTGCTTCGGCGGCCAGCCCGATGTGAAAGATATGATCCTCGTCGAAATGCAGGGCAACAAACGCGCCGACTTTTATTCCGGACTGGTTTCAGTCGCGGGTGAATTCAAGGCGGAAGCCCCCAAGCAGGTTGGTGACTTACACCCTGTCTATCAGTTGAAGGGCACGCATTTCGAGCAGGCTCGCACCTCCTACCGCTAG